One stretch of Streptomyces sp. NBC_00443 DNA includes these proteins:
- a CDS encoding FMN reductase, with product MKLVVVSAGLSVPSSTRLLGDRLAVATVRQAADPVDVEVVELRDLAVEIAHNFTNGFPGRKLAAAIDAVTSADGLIVVTPVFSASYSGLFKSFFDVIDKDALTGLPVLIAATGGTARHSLVLEHALRPLFAHLRAVVVPTGVYAASEDWGAEGLNGRIERAAGELAGLMQGLSGVRTAAADNLTVVPFAEQLASLHSPSGV from the coding sequence ATGAAGCTCGTCGTCGTGTCCGCGGGGCTGAGCGTCCCGTCCTCCACGCGGCTCCTGGGCGACCGGCTGGCGGTGGCGACGGTCCGGCAGGCCGCCGACCCGGTGGACGTGGAGGTCGTGGAGCTGCGCGACCTCGCGGTGGAGATCGCGCACAACTTCACCAACGGCTTCCCGGGCCGCAAACTGGCCGCCGCGATCGACGCGGTGACCTCGGCGGACGGGCTGATCGTCGTCACGCCGGTGTTCTCGGCCTCGTACAGCGGCCTGTTCAAGTCCTTCTTCGACGTGATCGACAAGGACGCGCTGACGGGCCTGCCGGTGCTGATCGCGGCCACCGGCGGCACGGCCCGGCACTCCCTGGTCCTGGAGCACGCCCTGCGTCCGCTCTTCGCCCATCTGAGGGCCGTGGTCGTGCCGACCGGCGTCTACGCCGCCTCGGAGGACTGGGGCGCCGAGGGGCTGAACGGCCGGATCGAGCGGGCGGCGGGCGAGCTTGCGGGGTTGATGCAGGGCCTGTCGGGAGTCAGGACGGCCGCCGCGGACAACCTCACGGTGGTGCCCTTCGCCGAG
- a CDS encoding LLM class flavin-dependent oxidoreductase gives MQFGIFSVGDVTPDPTTGRTPTERDRIKAMVAIALKAEEVGLDVFATGEHHNPPFVPSSPTTMLGYIAAQTERLVLSTSTTLITTNDPVKIAEDFAMLQHLADGRVDLMMGRGNTGPVYPWFGQDIRQGINLAIENYALLHRLWREDVVNWEGKFRTPLQGFTSTPRPLDGVAPFVWHGSIRSPEIAEQAAYYGDGFFHNNIFWPADHTKQMVELYRTRYAHYGHGTPEQAIVGLGGQVFMRKNSQDAIREFRPYFDVAPVYGHGPSLEDFTDQTPLTVGSPQQVIEKTLGFREYAGDYQRQLFLMDHAGLPLKTVLEQLDLLGEEVVPVLRKEFAAGRPAEVPEAPTHASLLAKRGSEEVTVA, from the coding sequence ATGCAGTTCGGGATCTTCAGCGTCGGCGATGTCACGCCGGACCCCACCACGGGCCGTACGCCGACCGAGCGCGACCGCATCAAGGCCATGGTCGCCATCGCGCTGAAGGCCGAGGAGGTCGGGCTCGATGTCTTCGCGACCGGCGAGCACCACAACCCGCCGTTCGTGCCGTCGTCGCCGACGACGATGCTCGGCTACATCGCGGCACAGACGGAGCGGCTGGTCCTCTCCACCTCCACCACCCTCATCACCACCAACGACCCGGTGAAAATCGCCGAGGACTTCGCGATGCTCCAGCACCTGGCCGACGGCCGGGTGGACCTGATGATGGGCCGCGGCAACACCGGCCCGGTGTACCCCTGGTTCGGCCAGGACATCCGTCAGGGCATCAACCTCGCCATCGAGAACTACGCCCTGCTGCACCGGCTGTGGCGCGAGGACGTCGTGAACTGGGAGGGCAAGTTCCGTACGCCACTCCAGGGCTTCACGTCCACGCCCCGGCCGCTGGACGGCGTGGCGCCGTTCGTCTGGCACGGCTCGATCCGCTCGCCGGAGATCGCCGAGCAGGCCGCGTACTACGGCGACGGCTTCTTCCACAACAACATCTTCTGGCCGGCCGACCACACCAAGCAGATGGTCGAGCTGTACCGGACCCGGTACGCCCACTACGGGCACGGCACCCCCGAGCAGGCGATCGTGGGGCTGGGCGGGCAGGTCTTCATGCGGAAGAACTCGCAGGACGCGATCCGTGAGTTCCGGCCGTACTTCGACGTCGCGCCGGTGTACGGGCACGGCCCGTCACTGGAGGATTTCACGGACCAGACGCCGCTGACGGTCGGCTCCCCGCAGCAGGTCATCGAGAAGACGCTCGGCTTCCGGGAGTACGCCGGTGACTACCAGCGCCAGCTGTTCCTGATGGACCACGCCGGGCTGCCGCTGAAGACCGTCCTGGAGCAGCTCGACCTGCTCGGCGAGGAGGTCGTGCCGGTGCTGCGCAAGGAGTTCGCGGCCGGGCGGCCGGCCGAGGTGCCGGAGGCGCCGACGCACGCCTCCCTGCTGGCGAAGAGGGGTTCGGAAGAGGTGACCGTCGCATGA
- a CDS encoding TIGR03086 family metal-binding protein: MDTNSVRTYGIGELLAMARERAVPVVRGIPDTALAAPTPCVEYDVRALVNHLFQVIVQFQRLAVKEASDFAETPDRVADGPEWRERLVDEADRLVAAWSAPGAEEGRTGGMNMPARLVGSMALLDLTVHMWDLARATGQDCPAADEAVVAELAGVVDELAPTARKMGVFGEPVPVVEGASAFERLLARTGREPYWRSS, encoded by the coding sequence ATGGACACGAACAGTGTGAGGACGTACGGCATCGGTGAGCTGCTGGCCATGGCGCGGGAACGGGCGGTTCCGGTGGTGCGGGGCATTCCCGACACGGCGCTCGCCGCTCCCACACCCTGCGTCGAGTACGACGTGAGGGCGCTGGTCAATCACCTCTTCCAGGTGATCGTGCAGTTCCAGAGGCTGGCCGTGAAGGAGGCGTCGGACTTCGCCGAGACCCCTGACCGGGTCGCCGATGGCCCCGAGTGGCGGGAGCGGCTCGTGGACGAGGCGGACCGGCTGGTGGCGGCCTGGTCCGCGCCCGGTGCCGAGGAAGGCAGGACCGGCGGGATGAACATGCCCGCGCGGCTGGTCGGCTCGATGGCGCTGCTCGATCTCACCGTGCACATGTGGGACCTGGCGCGGGCCACGGGCCAGGACTGCCCGGCCGCCGACGAGGCGGTCGTGGCGGAGCTGGCCGGCGTGGTGGACGAGCTGGCACCGACGGCCAGGAAGATGGGGGTGTTCGGGGAGCCGGTGCCGGTGGTCGAGGGCGCGTCGGCGTTCGAGCGGCTGCTGGCGCGGACGGGGAGGGAGCCGTACTGGCGATCGTCGTGA
- a CDS encoding AraC family transcriptional regulator, with product MEAPRHDTRGIVDPSALLNRVRFRRHEPAEPLRRHVEWYWLIDWDLPAPYASHIVPHPAVNLTFQWGEDEGPPYAEVTGIALGLYTRKLSGRGGVCGVKFRPGGFRPYAPEAPVSRWTGRALPAREVFAQATGDSAHAIVAPADDAARVAALDAFLLALPCAPDPQADLAIDLVRRIRADRTVCRVGDFAREQGLSVRALQRLFSAYVGVSPKWVLLRYRIHEALDLAGTRNDVDWATLAGELGYADQAHLVRDFTATVGVPPTAYAAEARSGGTGD from the coding sequence ATGGAGGCACCCCGCCACGACACCCGCGGGATCGTCGACCCGTCCGCGCTGCTGAACCGCGTCCGGTTCCGCCGCCACGAGCCCGCCGAGCCGCTGCGCCGGCACGTCGAGTGGTACTGGCTCATCGACTGGGACCTGCCCGCGCCCTACGCCTCCCACATCGTCCCGCACCCGGCCGTGAACCTCACCTTCCAGTGGGGCGAGGACGAGGGGCCGCCGTATGCCGAGGTCACCGGCATCGCCCTCGGCCTGTACACCCGGAAGCTGTCCGGCCGGGGCGGGGTCTGCGGGGTGAAGTTCCGGCCCGGCGGTTTCCGGCCCTACGCCCCCGAGGCGCCGGTGTCCCGGTGGACGGGCCGCGCGCTGCCCGCCCGGGAGGTGTTCGCGCAGGCCACGGGCGACTCCGCCCACGCGATCGTCGCCCCCGCCGACGACGCCGCCCGCGTGGCCGCCCTCGACGCCTTCCTGCTCGCCCTGCCCTGCGCCCCGGACCCGCAGGCCGACCTCGCCATCGACCTCGTCCGGCGCATCCGCGCCGACCGCACGGTGTGCCGCGTCGGCGACTTCGCCCGGGAGCAGGGGCTGTCGGTGCGGGCACTGCAGCGCCTGTTCTCGGCATACGTCGGCGTCAGCCCGAAGTGGGTCCTGCTGCGCTACCGCATCCACGAGGCCCTGGACCTCGCCGGCACCCGCAACGATGTCGACTGGGCCACCCTCGCAGGCGAACTCGGCTACGCCGACCAGGCCCACCTCGTACGGGACTTCACGGCGACGGTGGGGGTGCCGCCCACGGCGTACGCGGCGGAGGCCCGGTCCGGCGGCACCGGCGATTAG
- a CDS encoding NADP-dependent oxidoreductase produces the protein MRAAVVRTFGGPEAVEIVAREVPEPGPGQVRIKVAAAGLNPVDAGLAAGVFGGAGTDVGLGWDVAGTVDAVGPAASWGVGDEVVALHHGMLKPLGTHAEYVVVPADAVAKAPVTVDSVHAATLPLNALTAAQALDRLELAPDQSLLVTGAAGAVGGYAVQLAAHRGISVTALAREADEELVRSLGATRFTAGDVEAGSFDAVLDAAILGETALQWVRDGGAYIGVIPGIQPASVRGVRTGAVEVSADGAQLAELVRLADDGVLALRVAETFALDDAVKAHTRLAEGGLRGRLVLVP, from the coding sequence ATGCGTGCTGCTGTGGTGAGGACGTTCGGCGGACCCGAGGCCGTGGAGATCGTGGCGCGGGAGGTGCCCGAGCCGGGTCCGGGGCAGGTACGGATCAAGGTCGCGGCGGCCGGGCTGAACCCGGTCGACGCGGGGCTGGCGGCCGGTGTCTTCGGGGGCGCCGGCACTGATGTCGGGCTCGGCTGGGACGTGGCCGGGACGGTGGACGCGGTGGGGCCGGCCGCTTCCTGGGGTGTCGGGGACGAGGTCGTGGCGCTGCACCACGGCATGCTCAAGCCGCTGGGCACGCACGCCGAGTACGTCGTCGTCCCCGCGGACGCCGTCGCCAAGGCCCCGGTGACGGTCGACTCCGTCCACGCGGCGACGCTGCCGCTGAACGCCCTGACCGCCGCGCAGGCCCTGGACCGGCTGGAGTTGGCGCCGGATCAGTCGCTGCTGGTGACGGGCGCGGCGGGCGCGGTCGGCGGGTACGCCGTCCAACTCGCCGCCCACCGGGGGATATCCGTGACCGCACTGGCCCGCGAGGCCGACGAGGAACTCGTACGGTCCCTGGGGGCCACCCGTTTCACGGCGGGTGACGTCGAGGCGGGGAGCTTCGACGCCGTGCTGGACGCCGCGATCCTGGGTGAGACGGCCCTTCAGTGGGTGCGGGACGGGGGCGCCTACATCGGCGTCATTCCGGGCATCCAGCCCGCGTCCGTGCGCGGGGTGCGGACCGGTGCGGTCGAGGTGAGTGCCGACGGGGCACAGCTCGCCGAGCTGGTCCGGCTGGCGGACGACGGGGTGCTGGCCCTCCGGGTGGCCGAGACCTTCGCGCTGGACGACGCGGTCAAGGCGCACACCCGGCTCGCGGAGGGCGGGCTGCGGGGCCGGTTGGTCCTGGTTCCCTAA
- a CDS encoding winged helix-turn-helix transcriptional regulator → MPTMTAAQRREEARIAYDAFVKSCPTNQLLDRLSDKWVSLVVAALSTGPMRYSGLGRKIAGVSPKMLTQTLRSLERDGLLTRTVTPSVPVRVDYALTPLGHGLALLLTAVKDWAETHFDEVREARERYDSETPDD, encoded by the coding sequence ATGCCGACCATGACAGCGGCCCAGCGACGCGAAGAGGCCCGCATCGCCTACGACGCGTTCGTCAAGAGCTGTCCCACCAACCAGCTCCTGGACCGCCTCAGCGACAAGTGGGTCAGCCTCGTCGTCGCCGCCCTCTCCACGGGCCCCATGCGCTACAGCGGCCTCGGCCGCAAGATCGCCGGCGTCAGCCCCAAGATGCTGACCCAGACCCTGCGCTCACTGGAGCGGGACGGCCTCCTCACCCGCACGGTCACCCCGTCCGTCCCCGTCCGCGTCGACTACGCGCTCACGCCGCTCGGGCACGGCCTGGCCCTGCTGCTGACCGCGGTGAAGGACTGGGCGGAGACCCACTTCGACGAGGTCCGAGAGGCACGCGAGCGCTACGACAGCGAGACCCCGGACGACTAG
- a CDS encoding VOC family protein → MEMTVQLTIDCSDPQTMVTFWAEALGYVPEPPPAGHTTWRAYWASMGVPEAELPAGAGDIPESIIDPAGRGPRVWFQLVPEPKAAKNRWHFDLKVGGGRDVPLNVRTQRVKATVERLVNAGATVLRIKDEPDMGLYAAAMQDPEGNEFDVV, encoded by the coding sequence ATGGAGATGACAGTGCAGCTGACGATCGACTGCTCCGATCCGCAGACAATGGTGACCTTCTGGGCCGAGGCCCTGGGCTACGTGCCTGAGCCTCCGCCGGCTGGGCACACCACGTGGCGTGCTTACTGGGCGTCGATGGGGGTGCCCGAGGCAGAGTTGCCGGCCGGTGCCGGGGACATTCCGGAGTCGATCATCGATCCCGCGGGACGTGGACCGAGAGTGTGGTTCCAGCTGGTTCCGGAGCCGAAGGCCGCCAAGAACCGGTGGCACTTCGACCTGAAGGTCGGCGGGGGCCGGGACGTCCCACTGAACGTCCGCACACAGCGGGTCAAGGCGACGGTGGAACGGCTGGTGAACGCTGGTGCCACCGTGCTGCGGATCAAGGATGAGCCGGACATGGGGCTCTACGCCGCCGCTATGCAGGACCCCGAGGGGAACGAATTCGACGTCGTCTGA
- a CDS encoding YnfA family protein, whose amino-acid sequence MLVLRSAALFVVAALFEIGGAWLVWQGVREHRGWLWIGAGVMALGAYGFIATLQPDAEFGRILAAYGGVFVAGSLAWGMVADGYRPDRWDVTGALICLAGMAVIMYAPRGN is encoded by the coding sequence ATGCTCGTCCTGCGCTCCGCCGCCCTCTTCGTCGTCGCCGCCCTCTTCGAGATCGGCGGCGCCTGGCTGGTCTGGCAGGGCGTGCGCGAACACCGCGGCTGGCTGTGGATCGGCGCGGGCGTGATGGCCCTCGGCGCCTACGGCTTCATCGCCACGCTCCAGCCCGACGCCGAGTTCGGCCGCATCCTCGCCGCCTACGGCGGTGTCTTCGTCGCCGGTTCACTGGCCTGGGGCATGGTCGCCGACGGATACCGCCCGGACCGCTGGGACGTCACGGGCGCGCTGATCTGCCTCGCGGGCATGGCGGTGATCATGTACGCGCCGCGAGGCAACTGA
- a CDS encoding ester cyclase: protein MGQAREVMDRLTAAITTADPKGIADLYAQDAVAVTPDGGELHGRDDIAAYWRQMAEMVPDGRYESVHSYEVGNTAIDEGVFTGRNTGPIQLPTGETLPATQKEIRIRGVDFATVDDSGHIVDYRLYFDEMEFLGQLGLLPPS, encoded by the coding sequence ATGGGACAGGCACGTGAGGTCATGGACCGGCTCACCGCGGCGATCACCACCGCGGACCCCAAGGGCATCGCCGACCTGTACGCACAGGACGCGGTCGCCGTCACCCCGGACGGCGGGGAACTCCATGGGCGCGACGACATCGCCGCGTACTGGCGCCAGATGGCGGAGATGGTTCCCGACGGCCGGTACGAGTCGGTGCACTCGTACGAGGTCGGCAACACGGCCATCGACGAGGGCGTCTTCACCGGCCGGAACACGGGACCGATCCAGTTGCCCACCGGCGAGACGCTGCCCGCGACGCAGAAGGAGATCAGGATCCGCGGGGTCGACTTCGCCACCGTCGACGACAGCGGACACATCGTGGACTACCGGCTCTACTTCGACGAGATGGAGTTCCTCGGGCAGTTGGGGCTGCTGCCGCCGAGCTGA
- a CDS encoding SDR family NAD(P)-dependent oxidoreductase: protein MPAAAPPPASRIAVITGASSGIGAATARQLAAAGYRVVLTARRKDRIEALAEEINAAGHSAAAYQLDVTDRAAVDEFALAFKTIGVLVNNAGGALGADPVATGDPADWRTMYETNVIGTLNLTQALLPKLEASGDGTVVVVSSTAGHGTYEGGAGYVAAKHGAHVLAETLRLEIVGRPVRVIEVAPGMVKTDEFALTRFGGDEDRASKVYEGVAEPLTAADVAETITWAVTRPSHVNIDLLVVRPRAQASNTKVHREL from the coding sequence ATGCCCGCCGCAGCCCCGCCCCCCGCCTCCCGCATCGCCGTCATCACCGGTGCGAGCAGCGGAATCGGCGCCGCCACGGCACGGCAGCTCGCCGCGGCCGGCTACCGCGTGGTCCTCACCGCCCGCCGCAAGGACCGCATCGAGGCACTGGCCGAGGAGATCAACGCGGCCGGCCACTCCGCGGCGGCCTACCAGCTCGACGTGACGGACCGCGCGGCGGTCGACGAGTTCGCCCTGGCCTTCAAGACGATCGGTGTCCTGGTCAACAACGCGGGCGGCGCCCTGGGTGCCGACCCGGTGGCCACCGGCGACCCGGCCGACTGGCGCACGATGTACGAGACGAACGTCATCGGCACCCTAAACCTCACCCAGGCCCTCCTCCCCAAGCTGGAGGCGAGCGGCGACGGCACGGTGGTCGTCGTCTCCTCCACCGCCGGCCACGGCACCTACGAGGGCGGCGCGGGCTATGTCGCCGCCAAGCACGGCGCCCACGTCCTCGCCGAGACCCTCCGCCTGGAGATCGTCGGCCGCCCGGTCCGCGTCATCGAGGTCGCGCCCGGCATGGTCAAGACGGACGAGTTCGCACTCACCCGCTTCGGCGGCGACGAGGACAGGGCGTCGAAGGTCTACGAGGGCGTGGCCGAACCCCTGACGGCCGCGGACGTGGCGGAGACCATCACCTGGGCGGTCACCCGCCCCAGCCACGTCAACATCGACCTCCTGGTGGTCCGCCCCCGCGCCCAGGCGTCCAACACGAAGGTCCACAGGGAGCTGTAG
- a CDS encoding LAGLIDADG family homing endonuclease, with protein sequence MDLTVPEYAYMFGFLQADGHLYQQSRQRGRLTVEISSRDIDLLRRFQKLTPYNSSITERTRSTNFAETHNSVVWSLCSFEARTKLNELGLPYGRKSNTVAQPDVEFSRRDHLRGVIDADGSVGYTSQGFPFISLTTKSTAIATYTGSYAREITGAERTLKRNSRDGIYNILYTKENAQRLAAHLYYPGCLSLERKQIAADSLGPWVRLAGMKRRPPRIHWTAEMDRILLAAPTIAQAAAELGYSSSPCQNRRWKLLHGVVPLPD encoded by the coding sequence ATGGACCTCACGGTCCCCGAGTACGCGTACATGTTCGGCTTTTTGCAGGCGGACGGGCATCTCTACCAACAGTCCCGACAGCGGGGGCGGTTGACCGTGGAGATCAGCTCCCGGGACATCGATCTGCTGCGCAGGTTCCAGAAGCTGACGCCGTACAACAGCAGCATCACCGAACGCACCCGATCCACGAACTTCGCCGAGACCCACAACTCGGTGGTCTGGAGCCTGTGCTCCTTTGAAGCGAGGACCAAGCTCAACGAACTCGGTCTGCCATATGGCCGCAAGTCGAATACCGTCGCCCAGCCCGACGTCGAGTTCTCACGCCGCGACCACCTTCGGGGAGTCATTGATGCCGACGGTTCGGTGGGCTACACGAGCCAAGGATTCCCCTTCATCTCTCTGACGACGAAGAGCACGGCGATCGCAACTTACACGGGCTCTTACGCTAGGGAAATCACCGGAGCCGAGCGCACCCTCAAGCGCAACTCACGCGACGGCATCTACAACATCCTGTACACGAAGGAGAACGCCCAGCGGCTGGCAGCCCACCTCTACTACCCCGGCTGCCTGTCACTGGAGCGGAAGCAGATCGCTGCCGATTCGCTCGGGCCCTGGGTCCGCCTTGCAGGAATGAAACGCAGGCCGCCACGCATCCATTGGACCGCCGAGATGGACCGGATTCTCCTCGCAGCGCCAACCATCGCCCAAGCAGCGGCGGAGCTCGGCTACTCCTCGAGCCCCTGCCAAAACCGCCGGTGGAAACTGCTGCACGGAGTAGTACCGCTGCCGGACTGA